The DNA window CGATGTATCCCGAGTCGTGGCTCGGAATGGACGTTCTGATGTTTATCGGTGGCGGGCCTGCCGGTACGGCCGGCGGAATCAAGATCACCACCTTCGCTGTGCTCTACTTCATCATCCTCACGGAGATTCGCGGCCAGGGCGCCGTCAACGTGTTCGGAAAGCGCCTCTCCCGAGCGGTCCACCGCCAGGCGATCACCGTTGTGCTCCTCGGCGTCGCGGTGGTCATGGTCGCGACGGTGTTCCTGATGCTGATCACCGACCTGCCCCTCGACAAACTCCAGTTCGAGGCGATCTCCGCTTTTGCAACCGTCGGGATGTCGACAGGGATAACTGCGTCGCTTCCACCGGCAGGTCAGGTCGCCCTCATCCTGCTGATGTTCATCGGCCGACTCGCCCCCATCACCTTCGCGTCCGCCCTCGCGCTCAACGAGCGACGGGTAGTGTACGAGCTGCCGAAAGAGAGGCCCATCATTGGCTAATTTCCACCTGTTCCGCGGAGCCGACCCCACACGGATCGCGGAAGCTGATTCCGTCGCTGTGATCGGGCTGGGCCGCTTCGGCAGCGCTCTGGCGCTTGAGCTCATGGCCAACGGCACCGAGGTTCTCGGCATCGACGCCGACGAAGACACAGTTCAGGGCCTCAACGGCCTGCTCACCCACGTCGTTCGGGCCGACACCACCAAGGAGGAGGCGCTCCGGCAGCTCGCGATTCCGGAGTTCGACCGGGTTGTGGTCGCGATCGGCAGTGACATCGAGGCCAGCATCCTCACCACATCGCTCCTCCTGCGGTTCAACATCCCGCAGATCTGGGCGAAGGCGGTCAGCGATCCGCACGGCGCGATCCTGGAACAGCTCGGCGTCAAACGGGTCATCTACCCGGAGAAGGACATGGGCCGCCGCGTTGCGCACCTCGTGCGAGGGGCGATGCAGGACTACCTCGACGTCGGCGACAACTTCGCGCTGGTGAAGACCCAGCCGCCCTCGATCGTGGTCGGAATACCGCTGAGAGACACGAACATTCGTGCCCGCTACGGCATCACCATCAGCGCCTACAAGCACGGTGATCAGCCGTGGACGTATACGACGATGGATACGGTGCTGGCGAGCGGAGACACGGTGCTCGTCGCCGGACAGACAGAGCACGCGGAGGCGTTCAGCCAGCTCCGCCGACCGCCGTATCTCAATCGCGGGTTTCGGCGACCCGCGCCTTCGAGGTGCGCTCACAGCGGTGTCGTGTCGACACCCGCGCGTTGAGGTGCCGAGCGGATGTGAGGGCGCGGCTTACTGGGCGGAACCAGCGTTGCCCCGTTGCCCGGGCGAGCCTACATTCGCAGCAACCGGGCCCGGATTCCACTGGCTGCGGGACGCATCGCCGTCGCCGATCGAACCGTGCACCCGGGCACCGCACGACTGATCAAAGGGGATCACATGAAATCGCTGAAATCGATATTAAGCACGGGAACCGCCATCGCTGCCACAGCGGTGCTCAGCGCAGGTCTCGTGTTCGCGGGAACTGCTGCAGCCGACTCACGGGGACACGGACACGGAAACGGAAACGGCAACAAGCCGACCACCGCCGACTCGATCTATCTGGATGAGATCAAGGACTACGGTGTGTGCCGAGGCACAGACGCCGCCTGTTACAACGAGTGGGGCAATGGCTGGAAAGAGGGCGAACCGAAACGCATCCTGATCTGGAGCCGCACAGCCGGCCCTCGTCACGCGCACCTCGGAACGCCGCTCGGCCCAGGCCTGAACCCGCCGCTCAACGCAGACAATGTGGCCCAGGCCTCACTGAAAGCATGGGCAGCCGAACGCGGCATCCAGGCCGACTACACGGAAGACCTTGCGAGCTTCTCACGCCTGAACTCGTACCAGGCCGTCGTGTTCCTCGGCTCCAACCGCGATACCCTCGATGACCCCGCCCAGACCAACCTGATGCAGTACGTGCGCGGTGGCGGTGGCTTCGTCGGGGTTCACAACGCGTTCGGTGCTGAATACCACTGGGAGTGGTACGAGGGGCTGCTGGGCGGAGCGAACTTCTACGACCACGCCCCGAACCGCCCAGGCACGATCGAAACGATCAACAAGAAGGACGTTTCGACCAACTTCATGCCGCGCAAGTGGGGGTTCACCGACGAGTGGTACAACCTCGTTCCGTACCCGAGCTACGTGAACGTCCTGCTTGAGGTCGATCCGAAGACGAGCCTCAACGGTCGGGCGACCGGACACCCGGGTCACGGTGAGCAGCACGCCGTCAGCTGGTGCCAGTACTACGACGGCGGGAAGTCCTGGCTGACGACGCTCGGACACGACGTGGCCGTGTGGACGGATGCCCCGATCGCCGGCGATGACCTGTTCAAGGAACACCTGATGTCCGGCCTCGAGAGCGCGATGGGCATCAAGCCGTTCTGCGCGGTCTGATGTTCCCGGCGTAGCCGAACACGAGGAGCCCGCACCCGGTATCGCCGGGGGCGGGCTCTTCTGCGTCGTGAGGCGTTTTCGGGCGTCATTGGTCCACTCAGTGGGACATCGTTCGGGTCTGTTGGCTCGATCGTTGCCGCGGTCTTGGCGCGGTCACATACTGGACACATGCGCAGCGGGCGATGGGACGAGCCGGTATCGGTGCTCGACCGGATCATCGCCATTCTCGAGGCCGTCCGAGAGTCAGAAGGGTCGACGTCGATTACCCGAATCGCCGTCGCCACTGGCACTCCGAAGTCCACAGTGTCCCGCCTGGTTCGGGATCTGGTTCGGCAGCGGTACCTGGCCAGGACCGACGACGGGGTGGTCATCGGTCTCAGGCTCTTCGAGCTCGGTGCGCGCGCGAGCGGCCCTCGCCGGCTGAGCCTGGCCGCTGTTCCGGTGTTGGCTGAACTGTTCAACGCGACGGGTGAGCACCTGAACGTCGCGGTGCAGGACGGGCGCGATATGGTGTCGGTGATCTCTGTACAGGGACGCCTGCGACCGGCACCATCGCGCGCCGGGGTTCGGGTGCCGTCGGCAACGACCGCCCTGGGCAAGGCGGTGCTGGCGTTCTCGAACGATGAGTCCGAGCTTGGCCACATCTGGATGGGACTCGATCGCAGCGCGCGGGCTGCCTGGGAGCGGGAACTCGCCTGTGTGCGCACGAGTTCCGTCGCGATCGACCGCTGCGGGACGTTCCCTGGAGTGGTCGGCGTCGCGAGTCCGGTCCTCTCTCCTCAGCGCCAGCCGGTGGCCGCCATCTCGGTGGCGGGACCTGTGGCCGACATGGATCCCCAGCGGATGGCCCCGCTCGTCAGGCACGCCGCACGCCTCCTCTCGCAGCGGCTCGCCCTATAGCGGCATGACCGATGGAGCGGGCCGCGGGGATGAACTCTTCGGCGTGCTCGATCGGATGACGGTCATCTTCGACGCGTTCGACGACGGGCGTGGCCTCGGCCTCTCCGAACTTGCATCGCGTGCCGGCCTCCCCAAGTCCACGGTGTCCCGGATTGTTTCCGGGCTCGTCCGGCAGCGGTATCTGGAGCGAGACGGCAAACTCATCTACCTTGGTCTTCGCCTGTTCGAACTGGGACAGATGGCTGAGGTCCCGCGGGAGCTGAGGGCTGCGGCCCTCCCGGTCATGGCAGACCTGCGGACCGTCACGGGGGAGACCGTCCACCTGGCTGTTCCTGAGGGGGACCGGATGGTCTGCATCGCGATAATGCGGGGCAGGGGATCCCCAGCGGATGTTTCGTGCATCGGCGCGAGTGTGCCGGTGCGGTCCAGCGCGTGGGGCGCAGCAACCCTCGCGCCTGCCGCTGGGGTCGCGACCAGGGTTGACGAACCGGACCCCGGGTTCACCTGGGTGGCCGGCGCCATCTGCCCGGTTGGTAGCGGCGCGATCGCTGCCCTCTCCCTGTGCGGGCCATCGGCCGGATTCGACGTCGATCACGCCGCGGCCCGGATCGATGAGGCCGCTCGGGCCGTCGAACGCCGCCTTGCACTTCGGGCACACCCGACGCCGTAAGGCTCCCGACACGGCCAGCACGCCAAACCGCCTCCTCGGGTTCGGCCCTCACCGTCCTGGTGAGGGCCGAACCGTCGGAGGCGGTCAGTGGTGCCGGGGGAGTCGTGTTACTTGACGATCCTCACCGTCACCGTCGACGTGATCTGCTTCTGCACCCCCTTATGGAGAACATTGACCACGAGCGTCAGTGGCACCTTGCCCTCAGGCACGTTGTTATCAAGATCCGCCTTATTGAACTGTATGAACAGGTGGTTCCTGAAGTCGGTGACCTTCGCGGCCGTCACCGGTGTCGACGACAGCGGAGTGAGAAGAACGGCCCCGCTTTCGTACCTGTGGCCGGCGGGCAACTTGAAGTATGCACCGACCTTGCCATCGACATCCGTGAACATCCCGCTCCTCGCACCGAGATTGAGAGTGCTCGGTATGAAGGAGGCGGCACCCGGTGTGTCCTGAGGAGTGAGATACACCTCGATCATTCCGGTCGGCCTTGGGTCGGTGCAGTCGTTGAAGTAATACTGACCGGCTCGGTCGAACGTGTGCTGGTAGGTTTCACCCGGTGCCAGCTTGGCGTTGAACTCTCCCTCGAAGAACTGCGTCGCGCAGTGCGGCTTCAGGTTCGGGAAGTTCGGGAACGTCTCTGCCCCCGGGTTCTTGAAGGTGACCGTAGTGCCGACGGGCACTCGCAGCCGGGTGGGCTGCATGGCATTCTGCGACACGCTGTCCCTGGCGGCTGCGGTGTCATCGGTGCGGCTGGTGCGGGCAAGGAGAACAGTGTTGTCCACTGTTGAGCCCTCGACCGCGTTTCCGTTTACCGGACGACGGATCGACAACGGTGCCGTGTTCGGACCTTCCTGGCTGCCGGACTCGGTGGTGTACTTGCCGCCGATCTTGAACGCCCACAGTGAGTCGCCCTGTGTGACCGACGCGCCGTAGGGGTTGGTCGATCCCGCCGCGAAGACAGCGACGTACTGCTCGCCGCCGACCTCGTAGGTGATCGGTGCGGACGCGATGCCCGAACCGGTCTGGAAGTCCCAGAGGACATCTCCGCTTGAGGAGTCCATGGCCAGCAGCCGACCGTCGATCTGCCCCGCGAAGAGCAGGTCGGATGCTGTTGCCAGCGGACCCTGGCCGTGGGACATGTCTGTGCCGAGGTGGTTCTGCCAGCGAACCTTCCCTGTCGACGCGTCGTAGGCGAGGATGCCGCCGGTCTGGTACTGGCCCATTGCACGCTGGCCGTTTGCGGCGGCGCCGTTCCAGTGCGCGACCGGGTTGGTGCCGTACGGGAAGTACACGAGATTGGTTTTGTGGCTGTACGCGTTGTTCGACCAGTCACCGCCGCCGTTCTGGCTTGTGGTGGACAGGATCGGCAGATCCCACTGCGGGTCGTACATGCAGCCCTCGCGGTGATCCGACGGGTATCCCTCCGGATAGGTCAGGAAGGGCTCGTCGGCGGCGACATAGCTGTCCGGGTTGAAGACGAGGTTGCCGTCCTCGTCGGGCTGGTAACCGTTGTAGTTCGGGACAGCCCGCCAGGGGTCACCCGGGATGTTCTCCGGGTCGAGCTTCTCCCAGACCAGGCAGTCAGGGAGCAGGCGGCTCTCGGGGAACGGCTGGGTCTCGGCGTGGTTCTGACGCGAGTCGGTGATCATCGGCTTCTCGGTCACGGGGAGGACAGGCTTGCCGTTCGTGCGGTCGAGCACGAACTGGTGTCCGGACTTGCTGCCATAGAACAGGACCTTGCGCTCAACGCCGCTGTACTTCACGTTGGCCAGTGTCGGCGGGTGCACGTTGTCCATGTCCCAGACATCGTGCCGGATGGACTGGTAGTGCCACTTGTATGCGCCAGACGTTGCGTCGACGGCAACCATCGTGCTGGAGAACAGGTTGTCGCCTGGACGCTGGGAGCCATCCTGCGAGGAGTTACAGCTCCGCGCGTTGCCGAACGTCATGTAGTACATGTTCAGTTCGGGGTCGACGGAGCCATGAATCCATGGTGTTGACCCGCCAACGAGCGGGCAGTCAACACCGCCGGGCGTGACGGGCCCCCACGTTGCACCGGCGTCGACGGAGTTTCCGTTCACGTCCGTGTACACGGTGCCGCGGTCTGGCCCGCCGAAGAAGTGCCAGAGGTAGCTGCCGTCGGTCGCGTCGAGTCCGACGACCGCGGCGCGGTCGCCGTTCGCCGCGTGGGCATAGACGATGCCGTTGTGATAGACCGTGGCAACACGGTCGAAGTTGCCCAGCGATTCACCGTTCGGGCCGGCAGGCTGCACGACCCAGGCCTCCTGGCCTGTGGCCTGGTCGAGGGCGACGACGCGGTCGTCGGCCGCCATGGTGAAGATCTTGCCGTCACCGGAGGAGACCCCGCGTCGGGTGTCTGCGGTGCCGTAGGCGGTCGGTTCCCACTTCCACACGGACGCGCCGGATTTCCCGTCGACGGCAATCACACCGCCGCTGGGGGTGTCGAGGTAGATGATGCCGCCGACGACGATCGGCGTGGTCTGCTGGCCGACATCGTCGGATGCCGGCGCTACGCCCGAGACGTGGGTACGCCAGGCGGGTCCCACCTTGTCAATGTTCCGCTTGTTGATCTTGGTGAGCCCGGAGTAGTGCTGGTTTCCGAGGTTGCCTCCCACGGTCGGCATATCCGCGCCGGTGGGTTCGAGGCCCGTGAGCCCCGCCGGTGGCACCGGTGCAGCCGGGTTGGCCCCGTAGGCCGGTGAGACGGCGACTGTCACCACCACCAGCGCTCCGAGGCCGAGTGCTCCCAGCCTCCTGGACAGATGTTTACGCATCAGGAACTCCTTGATCGTCATTGATCGATCGCGGACGCGCGATGCACGCCCGCGTTGAGGTGAGTCGGGCGTCCCGCTGAATTCCCTGAAACCGCTGGCCCCCCGGCGCCTCGCACACTATCCGCGGGTGTTGCCTCGCGGCAACGGCGCGACCCACCGAGTGGCACAGGTCATCGCATCCATCGGGGTGACCGGCGTCGCCGGTCTCCCGCCGATAGTCACCGGGCATCCGTCATTGCTGCGAAGATAAATGGTGGAAAGGTCGATGAATGGCAAGCGAGCAAGATGCAGTGACTCTCGAGGCGGAGCTGTTGCTTCCTGAGGTACCGGAACTGACCTCCGCGTACCCGGCCTCGCTCCCGACGCCCACGCTCCACGCGCGGTGGCTCGAGGAGGAGGAAGTGACCCTCACGTTCATTGAGATCGGCGACATTGCGATGCACGTCGAGTCGACCGATGACGATGTCGAGTGGCACCTTCACGTCGGCGGCCACGACGGACCTCCGCTGGACGGCACTCCGTGGGATGAGAAGACCACCGAGGAACTCCTCAACTGGATGTCTGAATTCGTCGCCAAGGTTCACGCCTGTATCGAAATGGTCGACGAGGATATTTATGATGCCGTCGACCTCTTCGAAGCAGGTGCCACCACCGCACAACTCTCCGCGGCCAGTTTCGAACCCGAAGACTGGGAAAGATTCACCCCGGCAGACTTCAAAGTGTTCCGGGTGACCGTCCCCGGGCATGCAGAGCCGCAGATCTGGACCGGCTCCGGCGACGCATGGCACATGCACGACGAAGACCGGAACGGTGATGCCGAACTCCTGTGGACGCCGCCGAACGTCGAAGAGCCGATTCACCTCGGCGCCGTCATCATCTCGCCCGAGACCGGTCTGCCCGCGACGTTCGCAAACCCCGGCATCAACTGGGACGACGTCGGAATGAGCGAGGACGACGCCATGGACTGGCTGCTTCGCGAACACCGGAACTGCGTGTGGGCATCCACTGTTCACGATGCACTGACCGAAGAGGTCCTGAAGGTGCTGGCGGGTTTCGCGCCGGCTGTCCCGTCACCTCACCGATAATCAGACCGCCAGCGCGGGCAATGAATCGCTAGTTCTGAGCTGACGCGGACAATGCCGCAACGACGCTGTCGCTGCCCACGAAGATGCTGCCGCCGGCGCGCACCGTCGCGGTGATCAGCTCCGTCATGGCGGTTTTGTCGCGATGAACCGCCTCAATCCACTCCGGTGGGGCGTCGGTCTCGGCGTCGACCCCGGCGCTCCAGTTCGCGATCTCGAGCAGGACCGGAATCAGGGCGAGTCCGTTCTCGGTGAGTGTGTAGACGACGCGCCTGGCGTCGCCGGGATCCGGGGTTCGGTTCAGGATGCCGTTCGTCTCCAGTTCGGCGAGCCGTGCGGTCAGCACGCTCGGAGCAACGCCTTCGTCCGAGTCCGAAAACTCAGTGAAGGTGCGTTTGCCGAAATAGACAATATCGCGGATCACCAGAAGTGACCACGGATCTCCGAACGCCTCGAGTCCGAAATTGATGGGGCAGTGAGATTTGCCCTTCGTCCGCTTCATCAGAACCCTTCACACTGCGAGACCGTGGTGGTACCGTCTTTCACTACGATCATGATAGTTAAAGGAGACGAATCATGGGCAACTCTTCATCCACTTTCGAGGTTCGGGTGACCCGGGAGTTTCCGGTGCCGGTGGACTCCGCCTACGCTGCCTGGACCACGCCCGAGCTGTTGATGCAGTGGTGGGGCCCGCTCGGTTTCACCTGTCCGGTCGCCAACCTGGATGTCCGAGTCGGCGGGGTCTCACTGGTTGCGATGCGCGCGCCGGCGCAGTTCGGCGGCGGAGACATGTTTAACACCTGGACCTACACGCTCGTCGACCCTCCGAATCGACTCGAGTTCGAGATGCGGTTTACTGACGCGAACGGCGAAGCGATCAGCCCGGCCGATGTCGGCATCCCTGCGGGGGTTCCTGACACGGTCCCGCATGTTGTGACGTTTGAGTCGGTGGGCGAAGGCGGCAGCCGGTTGAGCGTCACCGAGTACGGCTACACGGTCGAGGAGGCGCGCGATGGGTCGCAAGCCGGTCTGGATCAGTGCCTGGACAAGCTCGCGACGCTTCTCGGCGACGGCAGCACTGCGGCCGTAGATACGCGCCGCTGAGTCGGGGGAGGCGGCGGGCTCAGCGCTGAGGTTCCGTCGCGTGCTCGGTGTCGTCATCCGAAAGCACATCGAACGGCGACTCGACCTCGCCCTTCCATGCTTCGATTCCCTCCCGGATAGCGAAGCCGGCGATAACGAGTGCCGCGACAGCATCCGCCCATTCCCAGCCGAACAGGGTATTGAGCAGGAGACCCAGTAGCACGCTCGCCGACAGGTAGACGCAGAGCAGGAGTTGCTTGGAGTCAGCGACCACGCTGGCGGATCCGAGCTCCCTGCCCGTCCGGCGTTCGAGCCACGCGAGAGCGGGCATCACCAGGAGGCTGGTTGTCGCAATGGCGATCCCGAGGGGGCTGTGGTCGACGTCCTGCACGCCCGCGAGCGAGAGGACCGAGTCGGTGATCACGTACGCGGCCAGGGCGAAGAAGGCGATGGCGATCACCCGGACCGTGGGCTTCTCCCACCGTTCAGGATCGCGGCGGGTGAACTGCCACGCGACGGCAGCCGCCGAGAGGACCTCGATGACCGAGTCGAGTCCGAACCCGATGAGCGCGGCGGAGGACGCGATGGCCCCGGCGGTGATGGCGACACCCGCCTCGATCATGTTGTACGCGATCGTGAACCCCACGATCCACCGCACCCGCCGGTGAAGGACGGCCCGGCGGTTGGCGGTGGGCTGAGCTGTCATCGTCACAGTTCGCTGATGAGGCCGGATACCGACGCGAGTGAGTTGGGCGTCAGGCTGTAGTAGGCCCAGGTTCCGCGCTTCTCTCGGTGGAGATAGCCGGCGTCGACGAGCACTTTGAGGTGGTGGGAGACGGTGGGCTGGCTCAGGCCAAGTGGTTCCGTCAGATCGCAGACGCACGCTTCGGCGTCCTCGTGCGACGCCACGATCGACAGCAACCGCAGCCTCGCCGGGTCGGCCAGCGCTTTCAGTGAACGGGCAAGCTTCTCGGCACTGTCTGCATCCATGGGCTCGCGCGTGATCGGAGTGCAGCACGCGTTGAGGTCGGTGATCGGCAGCGACTCGGTAAGCGTCATCTGAACAAACTCCCTAGATTGACATGCATCGATGCATGGGTCACGATGAGTACATCGACGCACATCAATCTATCAGTCACGGAGCTTCATGTCTCTTGCCCCGGTGAAGCCCGCAACTCTCGGAACAACTGACCGGTTCCTCCCGGTCTGGATCCTCGCCGCGATGGCGTTGGGACTGGCGCTCGCGGTTTTCGTCCCCGCATTCGGTGACGCCCTGCACGGCTTCTCCGTCGGATCGGTCAGTGTGCCGATCGCGGTCGGACTGCTGGTGATGATGTACCCGGTTCTCGCGAAGGTCCGGTACTCGGATGCGCGTGCGGTCGCCGGTGATCGGAAGTTGCTGGTCTCGTCGCTGGTGATGAACTGGCTGGTCGGGCCGGCTCTCATGTTCGCCCTTGCCTGGGCCTTTCTGCCCGATCTGCCGGAGTACCGCACCGGCCTGATCATCGTTGGGCTCGCGCGGTGTATCGCCATGGTGCTGATCTGGAACGATCTCGCATGTGGCGATCGAGAGGCCGCCGCCTTCCTCGTTGCCGTGAACTCGGTGTTCCAGGTCATCGCCTTCTCCGGGCTGGGCTGGTTCTACCTCCAGATTTTGCCGTCATGGCTCGGACTGGCGACAACGAGCGCGTCGTTCTCACTGTGGGCAATCACGCTGAGCGTCCTGGTCTTCCTCGGTATTCCGCTGGTCGCCGGATACCTGTCGCGGCGGCTCGGTGAGGCCACGCGCGGCCGCACCTGGTACGAGGGCACGTTCCTGCCGAAGGTGGGACCGTTCGCCCTGTATGGACTCCTCTTCACCATCGTGATGCTGTTCGCGCTGCAGGGGCAGCAGGTCATCGATCGGCCACTCGACGTGGTTCGAATTGCCCTGCCACTGCTGGTGTACTTCGCGGTCACATTCATCGTTGGCTTTGTCCTCGGCAAGCTCATCGGGCTGTCGTACGAACGCACAACGACGCTCGCGTTCACAGCGGCAGGCAACAACTTCGAACTTGCCATCGCCGTCGCGATCGGAACATTCGGCGCCACGAGCGGCCAGGCACTCGCCGGCATCGTTGGCCCGCTGATCGAAGTGCCCGTGCTCGTGGCCCTCGTCTACGTCGCGCTGTGGCTGCGCCCCCGCATGTTCCCCGCAAAAGACACACTCCCGATCCATCCCGAACTTCCGGTCGCGGACCGGGTTTGAACACACCCCGAAAGAAGGAGACCCTGATGAGCGAGAAACCGTCAGTACTGTTCGTCTGCGTCCACAACGCGGGCCGGTCGCAGATGGCCGCCGGCTACATGCAAGCCCTGTCCAACGGGCAGGTCGACGTTCTGTCTGCCGGCTCGGAGCCGAAAGACCAGATCAACCCGGTCGCGGTCGAGGCGATGGCCGAGGAAGGCATCGACATCGCCAACAACATCCCCAAGATCCTGACAACGGATGCCGTCAAGGACTCCGACGTGGTGATCACGATGGGCTGCGGCGACACCTGCCCGATCTTCCCGGGCAAGCGCTACGAAGACTGGGAGCTCGACGACCCGGCTGGGCAGGGCATCGAGGCTGTCCGTCCGATCCGCGACGACATCAAAGCCCGGATCGAGCAGCTGCTGAAAGAGATCCTCCCGGCGAAGGCCTAGGTTGCGGTCGATTGTGGCGCACATGAATCACACGAGAAACGAAGAAGAATGACTATCGCAGAACTCCCGACTTTGACCATGCCCTCACCACGGACGCTCGACAAGCTGCCCGTCGCCATCATCGGCGCCGGACCGGTCGGCCTCGCCGCCGCCGCACAGCTGCTCGAACGCGGAATCGACGTCGTTGTCTTCGAAGCGGGGGAGACCGCTGGCAGTGCTGTGGCAGCGTGGGGTCACACCCGGCTGTTCTCGCCGTGGGAGTATCTCGTCGACGAGGCTGCCGGTCGACTCCTCGACAAAACCGAGTGGCACGCACCCGCCGCGAAGAAGCTGCCCTTCGGCCGGGAACTTGTCGAGGATTACCTGCTGCCGCTGGCAGCGACCCCGGAGCTCGCCCCACGGATCCGCTATCAGAGCACCGTGACGGACGTCAGTCGGCAGGGGATGGACCGTACCCGGTCCGCCGGACGGAGCTCCACACCGTTCCTGCTGCGGATTCGAACCGGCGACGCAACGACAGAGCAACTCGCGCGTGCCGTCATCGACACCTCCGGTACCTACAGCAGCCCCAACGGACTCACCGCCAGTGGACTTGCGCCTGCCGGAATCGATGGCATCCGTGAACACCTCAGTTCCGCCCTGCCCGACGTCCTCGGGGTCGACCGGGACCGCTTCGCGGGACGGCACACGCTCGTCGTCGGAGCCGGCCACTCCGCAGCGAATACGCTGCTGAAGCTGGCCACCCTCGCGAAGGAGGAGAGCGCCACGACGATCAGCTGGGCCATTCGGGGACGAAGCCCGGTGCGCGCGTACGGGTCGGAGAACGACGAGCTCGAAGCACGCGGCCAGCTCGGCAGCTCAGTACATGAGCTGGTTCGCCAGGGGCGGGTCACGCTGATCGACCAGTTCGAAATCGACGACCTCGAGCCGGCCGCTGACCAGCGTGTTGCCGTGGTCGGTCGCCGCCAGGGGGAGAAGACGAGAGTGGAGGTCGACCGGGTCGTCAACGCGACGGGCTTCCGCCCCAACCTCGAGATGCTGCGGGAAATCCGGCTGTCTCTGGACGAGATCGTTGAAGCCCCTCGCGCCCTCGCCCCGCTGATCGACCCGAACATGCACAGCTGCGGCACTGTCTACCCGCACGGCGTTATCGAACTCGCGCATCCGGAACCGAACTTCTACATCGCCGGAATGAAAAGCTACGGTCGCGCACCGACCTTCCTTCTGGTGACCGGTTACGAACAGGTGCGCTCCATCGCGGATGAGCTCGCGGGCAACCACGGTGCCGCCCGTCGGGTGCAACTCGTGCTGCCAGAGACCGGGGTGTGCGGGCCGTCCTCATCGGCTGGAGGCTGCGGCCCCGACGCCGAGGCACCCGCTTCATCCTGCGGCAGCGCGGTTGAGGCCGAGCCATCCGCTTCATGCTGCGCCCCCGAGGTTGAAGCCGAGGCATCCGCTTCATGCTGCGCCCCCGAGGCCGAGGTCGAGGTTGAGGCCGAGCCATCCGCTTCATCCTGCTGCAGCTAGACGCTGCGGGCTTTCCGGCGCGGCGGAGCGCAAGACCACCGGGGCACAGAGAAGGCCGGTCGCTGTGGGCGACCGGCCTTCTCGTTGTAGGACTGCGCTCAGCTGAGTTCTGAGGCAGCTTCTTTCACTGCCGCGTCGATGTCTGACTTCTTCACACGGAGCTGCTTCGCGATCTTCTTCTCCGCCTTCAGCTCTGCCTTCGCAATCGCGTCTTCGAGCTTGCTCTCGCCGACGACGAGCAATGCAGCCTCGCCGGAGTCGATGGCCTCGCCGAGCTCCCTGACGTCAGAGCGCGAGACGCCACGCCACAGGTGGCCGGTCACAGCGCCGATCGCGCCACCGACAATCGCGGTTCCGATGATGGCGGGAGGAAACAGCAGTCCAACCACAGCACCGGCGACGGCTCCGCCCCATCCACCGTGGCGGAATGCCTGCTCGTCTTTGTTGACGTGCACCTTGCCCTTGTCATCTTTGGTCA is part of the Mycetocola zhujimingii genome and encodes:
- a CDS encoding potassium channel family protein, whose product is MANFHLFRGADPTRIAEADSVAVIGLGRFGSALALELMANGTEVLGIDADEDTVQGLNGLLTHVVRADTTKEEALRQLAIPEFDRVVVAIGSDIEASILTTSLLLRFNIPQIWAKAVSDPHGAILEQLGVKRVIYPEKDMGRRVAHLVRGAMQDYLDVGDNFALVKTQPPSIVVGIPLRDTNIRARYGITISAYKHGDQPWTYTTMDTVLASGDTVLVAGQTEHAEAFSQLRRPPYLNRGFRRPAPSRCAHSGVVSTPAR
- a CDS encoding ThuA domain-containing protein, translating into MKSLKSILSTGTAIAATAVLSAGLVFAGTAAADSRGHGHGNGNGNKPTTADSIYLDEIKDYGVCRGTDAACYNEWGNGWKEGEPKRILIWSRTAGPRHAHLGTPLGPGLNPPLNADNVAQASLKAWAAERGIQADYTEDLASFSRLNSYQAVVFLGSNRDTLDDPAQTNLMQYVRGGGGFVGVHNAFGAEYHWEWYEGLLGGANFYDHAPNRPGTIETINKKDVSTNFMPRKWGFTDEWYNLVPYPSYVNVLLEVDPKTSLNGRATGHPGHGEQHAVSWCQYYDGGKSWLTTLGHDVAVWTDAPIAGDDLFKEHLMSGLESAMGIKPFCAV
- a CDS encoding IclR family transcriptional regulator; protein product: MRSGRWDEPVSVLDRIIAILEAVRESEGSTSITRIAVATGTPKSTVSRLVRDLVRQRYLARTDDGVVIGLRLFELGARASGPRRLSLAAVPVLAELFNATGEHLNVAVQDGRDMVSVISVQGRLRPAPSRAGVRVPSATTALGKAVLAFSNDESELGHIWMGLDRSARAAWERELACVRTSSVAIDRCGTFPGVVGVASPVLSPQRQPVAAISVAGPVADMDPQRMAPLVRHAARLLSQRLAL
- a CDS encoding IclR family transcriptional regulator, translating into MTDGAGRGDELFGVLDRMTVIFDAFDDGRGLGLSELASRAGLPKSTVSRIVSGLVRQRYLERDGKLIYLGLRLFELGQMAEVPRELRAAALPVMADLRTVTGETVHLAVPEGDRMVCIAIMRGRGSPADVSCIGASVPVRSSAWGAATLAPAAGVATRVDEPDPGFTWVAGAICPVGSGAIAALSLCGPSAGFDVDHAAARIDEAARAVERRLALRAHPTP
- a CDS encoding PQQ-binding-like beta-propeller repeat protein, with the translated sequence MRKHLSRRLGALGLGALVVVTVAVSPAYGANPAAPVPPAGLTGLEPTGADMPTVGGNLGNQHYSGLTKINKRNIDKVGPAWRTHVSGVAPASDDVGQQTTPIVVGGIIYLDTPSGGVIAVDGKSGASVWKWEPTAYGTADTRRGVSSGDGKIFTMAADDRVVALDQATGQEAWVVQPAGPNGESLGNFDRVATVYHNGIVYAHAANGDRAAVVGLDATDGSYLWHFFGGPDRGTVYTDVNGNSVDAGATWGPVTPGGVDCPLVGGSTPWIHGSVDPELNMYYMTFGNARSCNSSQDGSQRPGDNLFSSTMVAVDATSGAYKWHYQSIRHDVWDMDNVHPPTLANVKYSGVERKVLFYGSKSGHQFVLDRTNGKPVLPVTEKPMITDSRQNHAETQPFPESRLLPDCLVWEKLDPENIPGDPWRAVPNYNGYQPDEDGNLVFNPDSYVAADEPFLTYPEGYPSDHREGCMYDPQWDLPILSTTSQNGGGDWSNNAYSHKTNLVYFPYGTNPVAHWNGAAANGQRAMGQYQTGGILAYDASTGKVRWQNHLGTDMSHGQGPLATASDLLFAGQIDGRLLAMDSSSGDVLWDFQTGSGIASAPITYEVGGEQYVAVFAAGSTNPYGASVTQGDSLWAFKIGGKYTTESGSQEGPNTAPLSIRRPVNGNAVEGSTVDNTVLLARTSRTDDTAAARDSVSQNAMQPTRLRVPVGTTVTFKNPGAETFPNFPNLKPHCATQFFEGEFNAKLAPGETYQHTFDRAGQYYFNDCTDPRPTGMIEVYLTPQDTPGAASFIPSTLNLGARSGMFTDVDGKVGAYFKLPAGHRYESGAVLLTPLSSTPVTAAKVTDFRNHLFIQFNKADLDNNVPEGKVPLTLVVNVLHKGVQKQITSTVTVRIVK
- a CDS encoding winged helix-turn-helix transcriptional regulator, whose translation is MKRTKGKSHCPINFGLEAFGDPWSLLVIRDIVYFGKRTFTEFSDSDEGVAPSVLTARLAELETNGILNRTPDPGDARRVVYTLTENGLALIPVLLEIANWSAGVDAETDAPPEWIEAVHRDKTAMTELITATVRAGGSIFVGSDSVVAALSASAQN